In Solidesulfovibrio carbinoliphilus subsp. oakridgensis, the sequence CCGAAAGCGGCAAGGCCGGGCCGAGGAGGCCCAAAGGCTTCTGGCCGAGGCTCTTGCCAAGGCCTCGCCCGTTGACCGCGAGTATGCCCTGGGTGAATTCGCCCTGGCCGACGGCGACGCGGCCGCGGCAGTGGCCCACTTCCAGGCCTGCCTGGCCCTGGCTCCGGCCGACGACCTCCTGCGCCTGCGTCTGATCGGCCTGCTCGTGGCCGAAAACCGCTTCGCCGAGGCCCGGGAATACGCCAAGTGGTACGAGGCCCGGGTGGCCAAAAACGAGCGGGCCCTTTTCAGCACCACGGCCGTGGTCCGGCTGGAACTCGGCGACGCGGCCGGGGCCGAGGCCCTCTATCGCCGGCTTTTGGCCGACAATCCGAATTCCCAGGACTATCTGGCCGGCCTCGGCCGGGCCATGAACCGCCAGAACAAGTTCGACCAGACCGTGGCCGCCCTGTCCCCGGCCTACGCCGCCTCGGCCGACCCGGCCCTCGGCGGGGTGGTGTGCGAGGCCTTGATGGCCCTTGGCGACTACCGGGAGGTGGTGCGCCAGGCCGAGATCGGGCTGGCCCGGCGGCCGGACGACCGGGAGCTTTTGCGCGTCGCGGCCGAGGCTTCGGAATTCGCCAGGGATCTGGCCGGCAGCGAAGGCTATGTCCGCCGTTACCTGGCCCTGGACCCCGGTTCCCTGACCCTGCAGAACATGCTCGGCCGGCTGCTCCTCGACCAGGAGAAGTTCCCGGAGGCCAGGGAGCGGTTCGAGGCGCTCCTGGCCAAAAACCCGCGCCACCTGCCGTCCCTTCGCGGCCTTTTAAGCGTCTACCAGCTGACCGGGCAGGCCAGGGAGGCCTACGCGGTGGCCAAGGCGCTCTACGAAGCCGCCCCGGACGACGCCTCGGCCCGCATGAAGTTCGCCATCGCGGCTGCGGGCGAGCAGGATTTCCGGCCGGCCTATCCGACCCTGGAGAAGCTGCGGGCCTTCGGTCCGGGAAGCCCGGTCCTTTGCCTCTATTACAGCGACGTGCGCGACGCCGAGACGCCGGGCAAGGTCCGCCTGTCCCAGCTGGCCGACCACCTCCGGGTCGTGGCCGCCCGAAACGGCACGTTCCTCGGCGCCGACGACCTGGCCCGGCGCCCGGCCGGCGACGCGGCCCTCGGCGACAGGGACACGAACCCGAATCCGGCCGTGCTGCTCCTGATCGACCGGACCGACGCCGGGGTGCTCGAAAAAATCGACGCCCTCCTGGCCGCGGTCGGCGGCCGGGCCGTGCTGGTGGTCGGGGGCGAATCCCTGGCCCCGGCCACGCCGTACCTGCCGGATGCCGCCCTGATGGCGCGGCTGGTCGGGACCGGCCGCTGGTCCCTGGCGCTGACCGACCACAAGCCGCCGGCCGCGCCCGGTCCGGACGGCACTCCGACGACCCTCTGGAACGCGGCCGGCGGCCAGGATGCGCCGTCCCGCCTGTCGGCCCGCCTCAAGGCCCTCGATCCCAAGGGCGAAATCCTCGGCCAGACCCGGCCGGTCTTTTTCTACCCCGGCGGCTACGCCCCGGACGAACTGCTGGCCGCCGACGCGGCCGGCCGCGACGCCTACGGCCAGGCCGTGGCCGCCGCCTTCCCCATGGCCTTCGAGCTCAATCCCGAAGGCTTCTGGACCCCGATCACCGATCCCCGCCGGATCGCGGCCCGGGCCGTGTCCCCGTCCCTGGACGCCGGCAGCCTCGACCGCTACCTCGACCAGGGCAACCCCATGCACCAGGTTTCCCTCGAACTGGCCAAGGTCTCCTCCTGGCAGGAGCAGCTGGGGCAGGCCGAGAACTATTTCAAGGAAGCCGAGGAGCTGAAGGTCAATCCGGCGGAGGAGACCTACAACCACGCGGTCAACGCCTACTACCGCCACGACGACCCCGTGGCCGTGGCCCTGGCCGAGCAGGCCGTGGCCCTGGCCCCGGATTCCGGGCGGGCCGCCATCCAGCTCGACCGGGCGAGGCTCCGCACCCGGCCCCAGGCCGAGGCCCTGGCCACCACCTGGTGGGACAGCGACAACCGCCGCTACTGGTGGACCGGCCTTGGCGGCAACGTCCACATCCGCGACAGTCTGGTGGTCTTTGCCCGGGCCGGCGGCGTGGAGTGGTCCATCGACAGCTCCCAGCGCCAGGGCCAGATGCAAAAGGCGCTGGCCAACACCATCGCCGACGGCGCGGTCTCGGCCGCCGATCTCCAGAGCATCGCCCGGGCCCGCCACACCCAGTACCTGTCCGGCCAGGACCTGACCGTCGGCGGCCGCTGGTTCTTCCACCCCGGCTCCTGGCTGGAAGTCCAGGGCCAGCTGACAAGCACCGAGGCCGGCCCCGGCACCTGGGCCAACGGCCAGGCCACGCTCCACGGGCCGCTCGCGCCCAAGGGGGTCAAGGTCGACGGCACCTGGGACATCCAGGCGGCCCACGAACGCATCGACACGGTGGAGGCCATAAGCGCCCGGATCATGGCCAACCGGCTGAGCCTTTTCAGCCACAACCGGATCCTCGACTTCTGGGACCTCTTCCTCAACCTCCACGGCATCGCCCGCACCGACGGCAACAACACCGCCTCCGCCGACGGCCGCCTGCTGCGCCGGCTCATGGAATTCCCGCTCCTCTCGCTTGGCTACGCCTTCCAGTTCGCCACCAGCGACCGCAACCCCATGGAGTACTGGGCCCCGCAGAATCTGGCCACCCACCTGGCCTACGCCGCCTTCGGCTATTCGCCCGCCCGCTGGTTCAACGTGAACGGCAGCCTGGGCTACGGCACCTCGAGCGACAGGAACGACGGCTGGCGGGAAGTCTGGCGGGCCAACGCCGGCATGGACATCACCTTGAAAGAACGGTTAAAGTTGTCGCTCAAGTACTCCTACTTCAGCACGCCGAACTACAATCTGAGTGAAGCATGGGCAGGCATAAACTACACGTTCTAAAGGCCACGCGGGCCGTGCGCCGGCGGCGGCCCCCGGTGCGGGCCCTGTGCCTGGCCCTTTTTCTCCTGGCCTGGGCCGCCTTCTCTCCGCCGGGCCGGGCCCTGGCCCAGGCCGCGTCGCCGACCGGGCCGGCCGCGCCGGCCGCCGCCGACCGCCTGTCCGCCTGGATTGCCGACTGGGACCTGACCCGGGGCCTGGCCGAATGGCGGGCCCATCCCGGGCTTTTCGACGAAGTCCGGGTGTTCGCGGCCTATTTCAACGAAAAAGACACCCCTTGCTTGGCTCCGGCGTGGGCGGCCCTGCTCGGCGGGAACGCCCGGGCCGTCTTTGGCGGCACCCCGGTCTTTCTCACCGTGGTCAACGATCTGGTCACGGCCTCGGGCCAGGGCAACCGCCTCAAAGACCCGGAACTGGTGCGCCGGCTGGTGTCCGGCCCCGAGGCCCGGGCCCGCCACATCGCAACGCTTCTGGCCCTGGCCGCGCGGTATGGTTTTTCCGGCCTCGAGATCGACTACGAGGAAGTGTCCGCCCCGGTCTGGCCGGAATTCCTGGTCTTCGTCGGCGAACTCCAGACCCAGGCCCGGGCCCGGGGACTGGCCCTGTCCGTGCTGCTCCAGCCCCAGCGCCGCTACCTTTCGAGTCCCCTGCCGACGGGACCGGACTACGTGCTCATGGGCTACAACCTCTTCGGCTCCCATTCCGGCCCCGGCCCCAAGGCCACGCCCGCCTTTCTGGCCCAGCAGGCCGCCTCGCTGCGCGCCCTGGGCGCCCTGGAGGCCACGGGGCTGGCCCTGGCCACCGGCGGCTTCGACTGGACCGGAGGCAAGGCCGCCCGGCAGCTCGACGAGGCCGAGGCAACGACGCTTCTGGCCCGCACCAAAGCCGCCACCACCCGTTCGGCCGACGACGGGTATCTCGTTTCCCGCTACCGCGACGGCAAGGGCCAGGACCACGAGGTCTGGCACGCCGACGCGACAACCTTGGCCACCCTGTGGACGGCCGCCCGGTCGGCCGGCTTCGGGCGGCTGGTGGTCTGGCGGCTCGGCGGCAATCCGCCGGCCCTGTTCGACGGGCTGGCCACCCTCAAGCCTTGACCCGGAGGTGGGTTCCGTGCAGTTCCGCTTTGCCGCCGGCTTTGGCGGCCTCCTGCTCGCCGTGCTCCTTTTCGCGGCCGCGTCCGTTCCCGCTCCCGCCGGGGCCCAGGGGCTTTCCGCCGCCACCAAGGGCGCGCCGCTCCCGGGCCAGGGCCCGCGCGCCTACGTCAACATCGTCATCGACGACCTGCCGAACCTGGAGCTGTGGTCGCGTCTGGCCGACGATTGCGACGCCTTCGGCATGAAGACCACGCTGGCCCTCAATACGGCCAAGGCCACGCCCGGGGACTACGCCGTCATGGCCAAACACGTGGCAAACGGCCACGAGATCGCCAACCACACCCGCGACCACGTGCCCGTGGCTCCGGGCGGGGTGGTGCGGCTGCGCTATTTCGATCCCCGGGCCAAATCCGCCGCCGCCGTGGTGGACCAGTCGGCCGGCAAGCTTCGGATCACGGTCGACGACCCGCCCCGGACCGTGGCCGAGCTCGACCTGTCCGAGGAGGGGCGCACCCCCACCCTCAAGCAGCTCGTCGAGGCCCTAAACGACGTGCGCGGCGTGACCGCCGAGCTCGGCGACCCCTATTACGCCAACATCCACGCCCGCTTCCTGGCCGAGCGGGACAGGGTGGACATCTTTTTCAAAAACGGCCTCGTGCCGCTTTACGTCAACGTGGCCGAGCACGCCCGCTACGAGATGGCCGGCGGCAAGGCCGACATCGAGGCCGGCCTGCCCGGGACCGCCTGCCAGTCCATGGTCTACCCCTTCCTGGTCACGGACGCCGTTTCCCGGCAGGTGGCCCGGGAACTCGGCCTGACCTGCGGCCGGGTCGGCACCGCCGGCTTCGCGGCCCTTGGCGCGCCCGCCGGCTACGACCTCATGCAGGTCTACGCCGGCAAGCCCCGCGACCTCTTCGGCCCGGACCCGGCCAGTCCGGAATTTGCCGCCAAGGTCGAGGCATTCTTGAAAAAGCTCAAGGAAATCGGCGGCGTCTGCTGCCTCTATTCCCACGGGCCCGACGAATTCACCAATGACCAGTGGAAGGCGCTCCTGCCCCTTCTGGCCCGGGACAAGGACGTGGCCTACGTCACCCTCCACGGCCTGGCCGCCTACGTGACGTCCACGGCCCGGCTGCAGGACGGCCGGTACTTCCTGCCCCAGGGCAGGTAGGGAGCGGGGGCCGCAACTCCCGGCCGATTCTTGATTCCCCGGTCCCGTGGCTTGATAACCGCAGCCATGGGCGCCCCGCCGCGCGCGGGGCGCCCCGGAACATCCAGGAGGTCGTCCATGTCCCAGCCGGAGGCAGCCGGAGCGCGCATGGTGATGATCGGCACGCCGTGCTACAACGGCAACGTGACGGTCCATTACCTGCGTTCGGTGGTGTCCATGATCGGGTTTCTCGAACAGCAGGGCGTGCGCACCGGCATGCTGACCCCGTCCCACGAAAGCCTGATCACCCGGGGGCGCAACCTGATCGCCAACGAGTTCTTGCGCCAGAAGGAGTACACGCACCTCCTATTCATCGACGCGGACATCGGCTTTGCGCCGGAGCTGCCCTGGAAGTATCTGCAGGCCGACAAGGACGTGGTCTGCGGCATCTACCCGGTCAAGCACCTGGACCTCGACAAGCTGCGGATCATCGACCCGGGCGTCCTGTCCCGGGTGGCCGAGGCGGCCTCGCTCCACTACGCGGTCAAGCTCAAGCCCGGCGGCCGCCCCGAGCCCGTGACCGGGCTTTTGCCCGTGGATTACGGCGCCACCGGCTTCATGTTGATCAGGCGCGAGGTCCTGGTGCGCTTGGCCGCAGCCTACCCGGAACTCCATTACGACTATTCCTACACCAACGACGACAACGTCGGGAACGTGGCCTTTTTCGAGACGGCCATCGACCCGGAGACCCGGGACTACCTGCCCGAGGACTATGCCTTCTGCAAACGCTGGACCGACATCGGCGGCGAGATCCACGCCGACGTGCACAGCGTCTTCACCCATGTGGGCACCCACGAATACACCGGCAACTTCACGGCATTTTTGACCCACCTCGGCCCGCCGGCCAAGTAGGGCGGCAACGGCTAGCAGGGCGTGGCCTGTCCTCGAATCCGTGCCTGCGGATTCGAGGACAGGCCACGGACCAGCCCGGCCGGGACACAGGCGGCGCGCCGTCCGTCCCTGTCCACGCCCCCCTCGCTTCCGCTTCTCCGCCATCCCGTTTTTGCTGACACTTTCCCAGAGAACCGGCGGCCGGTCGATACCGTTTGGCAGGGGAACCGGTTTCCGCTCGGCCTCTGGGAACGGGTCCGGCGGCAGGCGGTTTTGTCCATGGTCGCTTTTGGAGAAAGTTTCTGACTGCAACATGCTGCTTTTAGACACGATGCAGCTCCAGTCGCAAGGAGCGGCCGGTTCCTTGCCGGTTTTCCGCTTGCCTCTCCCCTTTTTTCTGCTAGGCTCATAAGAATCGTGCCTTCCCTCCTGCCGGGCGGAGCAGGGCGGACAGGGGAGGCCTGCAATCAAAGCATGGAAACGCTTTGCGCCCAAAGGAGCAGTATGAGCAAGCATGTCAAAAAGGGAGAGATTCCTCCCGATAATGCCAAGACCAGGGCAATCATGGGGTTCACGGCCGACGACGCGGGTGAGTTCCTCACCACCAACCAGGGAGTGCGCATCAGCCACGACGAGGACTCCCTCAAGGCGGGCAAGCGCGGTCCCACGCTCCTTGAAGACTTCCACTTCCGGGAGAAGATCACCCACTTCGACCACGAGATGATTCCCGAACGGGTGGTCCATGCCCGGGGCTCGGGGGCCCACGGCGTGTTCGAGTGCACCGAGGCCATGGGCGAGTACACGAGCGCCGACTTCCTGAGCGAAGCCGGCAGGCAGACCCCGGTCTTCGTCCGTTTCTCCCAGGTCCTCGGCAGCAAGGGCTCCATGGACACGGCCCGGGATGTGCGCGGCTTCGCCACGAAGTTTTATACCGACAAGGGAAACTTCGACCTCGTCGGCAACAACATCCCGGTCTTCTTCATCCAGGACGCCATCAAGTTCCCGGACCTGATCCATGCCGGCAAGCCCGAACCCAACACCCACATCCCGCAGGCCTCCACGGCCCACGATACCTTCTGGGATTTCATCTCGCTGACTCCGGAGTCGACCCACGTGATCCTGTGGGCCCTGTCCGACCGGGGCATCACCCGAAGCTACCGGATGATGGAGGGCTTTGGCGTCAACACCTACCGGTTCGTGAACGCCACCGGCCAGGGCCGGTTCGTCAAATTCCACTGGAAGCCCAAGCTTGGCATCCACGGCCTGGTCTGGGAAGAGGCGCAGATGATCGGCGGCATGGATTCCGACTTCCTGCGCCGGGACCTCTACGACGCCATCGGCATGGGGTTTTACCCGGAGTGGGAGTTCGGCGTGCAGATGATCGAGGACGCCGACGAGCACAACTTCGACTTCGACATCCTGGATCCGACCAAGATCTGGCCCGAGGAGGAGGTGCCGGTCAAGATCATCGGCAGGCTGACCCTCAACCGCAACCCCGACAACTTCTTCGCCGAGGTCGAGCAGGTGGCCTTCCATCCCGGGCATGTGGTGCCGGGGATCGACTTCAGCAACGATCCTCTGCTCCAGGGGCGGCTGTTTTCCTATTTGGACACCCAGATAAGCCGGCTCGGCGGCCCGAACTTCCATGAGATTCCCGTCAACAGGCCCATCGCCCAGGTCCACAACAACCAGCGCGACGCCATGCACCGCCAGACCATCAACAAGGGTCGCGTGAGCTATATTCCCAACTCCCTTGGCGACAACGAGCCCAACGTGGCCTCCCGGGAACAGGGCGGATTCGTGCCCTACGCCGGTCGGATCATCGAGGGTCCGGCCACCCGGTCACGCGACGAGAAGTTCATGGATTTCTACAGCCAAGCTCGGATGTTTTGGCTGAGCCTGACCGATCCCGAGCGCCGGCACCTGCTCCAGGCCGCCCACTTCGAGCTCGGCAAGGTCGAGTCCAAGGCGGTCCGGGAGCGGATGGTCGCCAACTTCAACAAGGTCGACCACGAGCTGGCCGCGGCCATCGCCATGGGCGTGGGCGTGGCCACCCCGCCGGCGGGCGAGGCCTCGACGTACGAAAAGAGCTCGCCCGCGGTCAGCATGGCCGGCACGGCCAAGGGCACCATCGAAAGCCGCAAGGTGGCCATCATCGCGGCCCCGGGCTTTGACGGCAAGCAGCTCGCGGCCATGCAGGAGGCCCTCGTGGCGGCCGGCGCCGTGGTCGAGGTCGTCTCCATGCTCCTTGGCCACATCGAGAGCGCGGACGGCCAGATGGTTCCGGTCAAAAAGAACTACATCACCTCGGCTTCGGTGCTCTACGACGGCGTCTACATTCCGGGCGGCCAGGCCAGCATCTCGATGCTCGCCTTCTCGGGCAAGGTGAAGAACTTCATTTCCGAGATGTACAGGCATTGCAAGGCCATCGCGGCCACGGGCGAGGCGGTCGGGCTTCTGGAGTCCTACAAGCTGCCGGGGCTCGTGCCCGGAGCCGGCAAGGACGCGACGGCCAAGGATCTCGGCGTGATCATGGACACCAAGCCCAAGGACATGAAGGCCGTGGCGGCGGACTTCATCACGGCCCTCGGCCAACATCGGGCCTGGGCGCGCGAGGACGTCAAAAACAAGGTTCCGGCCTGATGTCTTGAATGGGCTTGTCCGAGGGGCTTGGTCTTGCAATTCGCGCCAGCGGATTTCGAAGAGCCGTCGCCCTCGGACAAGGGCAAGCGGGCGGCGCGGACCGGCTTCGGGGCCGGCCCGCGCCGCAACGCCCCAAAACGTGCCTGCAGCGGCGTTTGGTCAAACGGCCGAGGCGCCCCGTCGGACCCGGTTGCCGCCTTCGGGCGGCCAGCTGGCCGGGGAGCGGCTCCCTGCCGTGGGCGGCGGTGGGGGCGGCAGAGGCAGGGAAGATTCCTGGCCGCAGGGCGTCCTGGTGCCGCATACGCCGCAAAAAAGACGGCCAGGGCCGCCTGTCGGAACGTACGGGCAGCCCTGGCCAAAGGCAGGCCCCGGAGGGAGGAATCTCTCCGGGGGGGAAGAGGGGGGAAGATTATCGGTACTCGTCGTACTCGAAGGCGGGCATGTTCTTGAGGGTGTCCTCGGTGGCGCCGGGCAGGATGATCTGGCTGCCGGTGATGCGCAGCTGGTGGACCGCGATGGCCACGTCGTGGCGGCCGATGCCGAGGAAGCCGCCCACGCCGATGATGGCGTAGGTGATGGCCTTGTCGCGGGTCACGAGCAGGTCCTCGATCGTGCCGATGTTCTCGTCACTGTCGTTGTAGACATCCTTGCCCATGATATCGTTCTTGATGCTGAAGCCTTTGGATACATCACCGTACTCTTCGGTGGTAAGTCCCCAGGTCGGGTTGGTGACGGGTGTGATCTTGGTGTCCATGGGGGCACTCCTTCCGCAAAATAAGATGTTAAAAACCAAAGAGTTGCATTGGGTACAACTCCATATTGGACAGAATACGCCATTTTGAGGCTTGTGCAACAGGAAAACAGCCATTGGCTGCAAAAAAATGCGGAAAGGAGGCCCCGTGATTCAGCCAACATGCTGCAATGAAACAGGTTGGCCACAGGGATGTCCGGAAGACGGCGGCGAAGGAAAGAGCCGGAGGCCCCGGGCGGGCCACGGCAGGAGGGCCAAGGCGCCGGGGGCCGGCGGAGCGGCGGGAACGGGCCGCGCGGAGGAAGCGGGCGGGAGAAGGGGCGGACGCCCGCAGGAGAGCCGGGGATGCGGACGGCCCGGCAGGCCGGAAAAGGGCCGGCCTTCGGAGGGGGCTCCCGTCCGGGGGCGGGAGCCCGGAGCGGAAGTGTTAGTGCCTAAAGCTCATCTTGTAGACGAGCAGGCCAAGCAGGGCCAGGAATACCAGCGCGCCGCAGATGGCGCCGAAGTCCATGAGGCTCATGTCCGACTCCCCGGGATGTCCCGAAGTAGCCGGCGGGCGGCTGTCGTCGTCCACCGGGTTGGTGTCCGGTGATCTCGTGCGGCGTGGGCGGGGCGGGTGCGGTTTCGCCGTGCTTTCCGGAGCGCAGCCCAAAGGGGGCTGCGGAACTCGTCTCGTCGAAACGTGACACGAGGGGCGTTTGGTTTCAGGTGGCACGGTGCCGGGGCCATGGCCAAGACCCGCTGCCGCAGGCGGTCCTCCGGAGCATCCGGCGCCTGGCCGCCCGCCGGGGAGCCAGGCGCCGGGCGGCGGCCGCAACGTTTCCAGCGGCCAACGCCGCTGGCGGGGTCTGGAAGGCAGGGTATGCCGCCGCGGTCGCCTTGACAAGGCCCGGGCCGCCACGGGCGGGGGAAGCCCCGGGGAAAAGGGCGGCGGCAGGATCACGAATCTGTTACAGGGCGTTCCCGCAAAAGCGGTGTCCAAGGAATTGTCAGGCAAAACAGCCGGTACGACGCGGTCGGCCCCTTTGGGGGCGCCCCCTGGCTTTACAGAAATCGGCTCCGTGCGTATGCCCAAAAATCCTTGTGGCCAAAGACAGGCGAGACGGCGTTTGATGCATGAAAATCGATAAGAATTTCAGCCTCGGCATCAGAACATGGCTGCTGCTTCTTTGCGTGTTGGCCATGTTGCCGATCCTCCTGTTCTCGGCCTTCACCGTCGTGGCCCTGGAAAGTGCCCAGCAACAGGCCGCGCAAACGGCCTTGGCGCGAAGAGCGGAGGCCGCCGCCAATGCCGTGGCCCAGCGCCTCGACACGTACGCGGCCTCCCTGGAGGCCCTCGCCCGGTGCGACAGTGCCCTGCAGGGCAGACTCCCGGCCGTCCACGAACATGCCAAGCGCCTTTTGCCCCTGCATCGCGACGTCCTGGCCATCACCCTGACCGGGGCGGACGGCGAGCAGGTCTTTAGCACCCTCGAACCCTTCGGCGCGGTGCTGGACCCGGTCAGGGACACGGACCAGGTGCGCCGGTTTTTTACGGGCACCCGGCCCGCCGTCTCCGGACCCTTTTTCGGGTCCGTCTCCCGCAAGCTCGTGGTGGCCGTCAGCGTGCCGGTGGTGGCCGGCGGCAAGGTGACCGCCAGCCTGCGCATGCTCAGTGCGACCGAGGCCTGGACGCATGCCCTGGAAGACCTGCGCCTGCCGGCGGAGTGGGCCGCCCTCATCATGGATGATTCCGGCACCGTCGTGGCCCGCTCGCTGGCGCCGCAAACCTCGGCCGGCACCAAGGTGTCCCTCTCGCTCCAGCAGGCCATCCGCACGGCGTCGGCGGGGATGGTCGATACCGTGACCAGGGAAGGCGTTCCGGTCAAGACGGCCTTTGCCAAGGTGCCGGGCTGGGGGTGGGTGGTGGCGGTCGGCGTTCCCATGAGCGTGTTGCGGGCCCCGCTCGTCCGGTCGCTTTGGATGGTGTGCGGCGGAGGCGGCCTGCTGCTGGTGGTCGGCCTCCTGGTGGCGCTGTGGCTGTCGCGGCTGCTCGCGGCCAAGGTTTCCCTGGCCGCCCGGGCCTCGGCGGCCCTGGCGGCGGGTTCGGACGCGCTGTTGCCCGCCACCCGTGTCCGGGAGCTGGATGCCATGGGCGCTTCCCTGGGCGCGGCCGAAAAGACGCTTGGCGAAAGCATGGCCAGGTTCCGGGCCGTCTTCGAGCAGGCGGCCGTGGGCATAAGCCTCGTCACTCCCGACGGCCGGTACCTGCAGGTCAACGACCGCTACCGCGAGATCACGGGGTATGGGACCGAGGAGCTGGCCGGCCTGCGGCCGGCCGACATCACGCACCCCGGGGACAGGGGAGACGAGGAGGCCAATTTCGAGCGGCTGCGGGCCGGACACCTCGCCGCGCACCCGTGGGAAAAGCGGTTCGTGCGCAAGGACGGTTCCATCGTCTGGGCCGACCTGGCCACTTCCCCGGTCACGGATGCGGCCGGCAACCTCCTGTATTTCATCGGCGTCATCCAGGACATCAGCCAGCGCAAGGAGCTTACCGCGGCCCTGTGCCAGGCCAAGGAAACCGCCGAGCGGGCCAGCCGGGCCAAGAGCGATTTCATGGCCAACATGTCCCACGAGATACGCACCCCCATGAACGGCATCATGGGCATGATCCATCTGGCCCGGCTCAAATCCCCCGATCCCGCCCTGGCCCAATACCTGGACCTGGCGGACCTGTCGGCCAGGCATCTGCTCGGCATCGTCAACGACGTGCTGGACCTCGCCAAGATGGAAGCGGGCAAGGTCCGGCTCCTGCGCGAGCCCTTCGCCCTGCGCCGGGAAATCCGGGCCGCCATCGAACCCATGCAGGCCGCGGCCGGGGAAAAGGGCCTGGCCTTGGCCCTGGCCGTGGCCCCGGACGTCCCGGACGCGGTCACCGGCGACGCCGGCCGGCTGCGGCAGGTGCTGGCCAATGTGGTCGGCAACGCGGTCAAGTTCACCGGCACCGGACATGTGGACATCCGGGTGGAACTGGACGACGACGCGGCCGGAGACGAAGCCGTGGTGCGCCGGTTGCGGTTCACGGTCCGGGACACCGGCATCGGCATTCCGGCGGACCGGTTGGACGACATCTTCGAAAGCTTCGAGCAGGCCCACACCTCGGCCCATGTCCTCTACGGCGGCGCGGGGCTCGGCCTGCCCATCTCCAGGCGGCTGGTGGAATTCATGGGCGGGACCATCGACGTGGCCAGCCGGGAAGGCGAGGGGAGCACCTTCACCTTCACGGTCTGGCTGGAGATGTCCGGTCCGGCCGCGGCCGGGAGCGAGGCGGACCCGGCCTGACCCGGCCCCATTCCGGGCCGGCGGGAACGTGTCGCGTCCTCGGAATCCAAGCCTTCGAATGGGAATACAACACGCTTCCATGATTGTGTTTTTTGAAGATGCCGCCCTGGTCGTCCAGGAACACGGCCTCAAAGGGCGGCATAGGTCTTCTGGAGCAGGAGGGCGTCGCGCTCGACGACCGGTCCCTCGCTGATGACGCATCCCTTGGCCCCGACGTCCTTCAAGGCCCGCAGACAGGCCTGGTAGTTGAAATCGCTCGCCGCGAACGGCAGGTGGTTGCGCTCGCCCTTGTCGGTGTAGGCGACGCCGCTCAGGTGGATGTGCATGTCGTCAAGGGCCGACCGCCCGAGTTCCGCTTCGATGCAATCCAGTATCCGGCGAAAATCCGCGTACCCTTTGAGGTTCCCCTGGCCCCGGGCATGGATGTGGGCGAAATCGACGCACAGCTTGCACCCCTCCACGTCCCGGCACAGGCCGGCCAGTTCCTCGAGCGTGCCGAACTGCGTCGGCTTGCCCGTGGTCTCCAGCCGGTAGTCGATGCCAAGGCGCGGCAAGAGGGCCAGGGTTTCCCGGATTCTGGCATAGGCGGCCTCCGGGGTGTCGCGGCCGTAGAAGCCGGGGTGCAGGACCAGGCTTTTCCCCTGGACCTGGGCCAGGGCTTCGGCCGCGGCCCGGAGGCGCTGGACCGATTCCTCCCGCTTGTCCGCCGCCGCGGCATTGAGATTGATGAAATAGGAGGCATGGGCCGACAGGGTGAATCCGTTGTCGCGCTTGCTTTGGAGGATGGCCTCCCGGTTGTTGGCGGTCACGTTGATCCGCCGCCCGAACTGGAGTTCCAGGGCATCGAGGCCGATGCTTTTGAGATAGGCTATGCCAGAGGCATAGTTGAACTTTTTTCCCGCGTCCACGGGCAGGCCGGAAACGCCGAAGAGTAAGCGGTCCATGCGGCACTTCTTTTTCAAGGGGATTGGCCCGGTCCTGGCCGCAGCCGCCGGGGTGGGGAAGAC encodes:
- a CDS encoding glycosyhydrolase is translated as MGRHKLHVLKATRAVRRRRPPVRALCLALFLLAWAAFSPPGRALAQAASPTGPAAPAAADRLSAWIADWDLTRGLAEWRAHPGLFDEVRVFAAYFNEKDTPCLAPAWAALLGGNARAVFGGTPVFLTVVNDLVTASGQGNRLKDPELVRRLVSGPEARARHIATLLALAARYGFSGLEIDYEEVSAPVWPEFLVFVGELQTQARARGLALSVLLQPQRRYLSSPLPTGPDYVLMGYNLFGSHSGPGPKATPAFLAQQAASLRALGALEATGLALATGGFDWTGGKAARQLDEAEATTLLARTKAATTRSADDGYLVSRYRDGKGQDHEVWHADATTLATLWTAARSAGFGRLVVWRLGGNPPALFDGLATLKP
- a CDS encoding tetratricopeptide repeat protein, yielding MSIRTCLLLALLLAAPSPVLAVEASVVTLLRQSQQAAARGQTDQALEMVEQALSQDPAYPPLWNQKASLLIRRKDYAGALDTLAIALKVEPDNVETNILELTALLRQDEQSGGKEPALGRYVSGLKEDTAAALLLDLLARPGAKADLRRFLGAWQPASADGRLVARLAAGYASGDPASLRELAAAPAASSRTDVLGALQFFAGKAMLAEQRLDLARDLLEGALANNYDQVAVDGELGWVYYNQGDPAKAADLWEKDWRSAPNVGLWASWIAGGRLAAKDYKRAADFLDKSLQFDPKNPVLQGQYLMALDASGQTQAAEAYAGQLRGEPDQDGLHFGLAMTAWHKDDFAGAAEALGRIQNRKPFRDQFVDLADAMVRRIGKGGDADKTIADVRALVEDMDIKPAVMRDIGWRLWAAGREVPALAFWKESLASSLPASDPLVARVVPLLIETGRTGEALALLRTNAPEVTPLGLAWSLAAANRWDLVGKVLAAGPAGPYPDLLLAMAGLQNGQAPLALDKLRSLAALPAGGLGQAPVTGFNADGRVVRGLLTPELGRELYLRIARTLVADQLVDGFFFLTPPVWAAGVPPKALGQVQAEAGRVLWRAGRLDEAARFLEAALSADPAQNQARLYLALVRKRQGRAEEAQRLLAEALAKASPVDREYALGEFALADGDAAAAVAHFQACLALAPADDLLRLRLIGLLVAENRFAEAREYAKWYEARVAKNERALFSTTAVVRLELGDAAGAEALYRRLLADNPNSQDYLAGLGRAMNRQNKFDQTVAALSPAYAASADPALGGVVCEALMALGDYREVVRQAEIGLARRPDDRELLRVAAEASEFARDLAGSEGYVRRYLALDPGSLTLQNMLGRLLLDQEKFPEARERFEALLAKNPRHLPSLRGLLSVYQLTGQAREAYAVAKALYEAAPDDASARMKFAIAAAGEQDFRPAYPTLEKLRAFGPGSPVLCLYYSDVRDAETPGKVRLSQLADHLRVVAARNGTFLGADDLARRPAGDAALGDRDTNPNPAVLLLIDRTDAGVLEKIDALLAAVGGRAVLVVGGESLAPATPYLPDAALMARLVGTGRWSLALTDHKPPAAPGPDGTPTTLWNAAGGQDAPSRLSARLKALDPKGEILGQTRPVFFYPGGYAPDELLAADAAGRDAYGQAVAAAFPMAFELNPEGFWTPITDPRRIAARAVSPSLDAGSLDRYLDQGNPMHQVSLELAKVSSWQEQLGQAENYFKEAEELKVNPAEETYNHAVNAYYRHDDPVAVALAEQAVALAPDSGRAAIQLDRARLRTRPQAEALATTWWDSDNRRYWWTGLGGNVHIRDSLVVFARAGGVEWSIDSSQRQGQMQKALANTIADGAVSAADLQSIARARHTQYLSGQDLTVGGRWFFHPGSWLEVQGQLTSTEAGPGTWANGQATLHGPLAPKGVKVDGTWDIQAAHERIDTVEAISARIMANRLSLFSHNRILDFWDLFLNLHGIARTDGNNTASADGRLLRRLMEFPLLSLGYAFQFATSDRNPMEYWAPQNLATHLAYAAFGYSPARWFNVNGSLGYGTSSDRNDGWREVWRANAGMDITLKERLKLSLKYSYFSTPNYNLSEAWAGINYTF